The genomic window CAAAGGGGTGGAAGAGGCAACATTGCTGCGCGAATGGGTGCTAGAAAAGCTACATGCGAGCGCATAGGCACGCTAAACTATCCTCTGCACAGGACCGCCTCTCGCTTACGGTTTCTGCTGAATACGAAAGGCCATATGGAACGGCGGCCTCGGACAGCGGGCGTTGGGCATGCGCGATTTTTAGCGCTACATTTTGTAGAAGAGGAAACCCTATGAAAGATCAAGACGCCGTCATGCACCATGATCCAGACATCCTGGGTGGGGTGCCTGTCTTTGTGGGGACGCGTGTTCCAGTCAAAGCGCTGCTGGATTACCTCGCTGGGGGGCATACCTTAAACGATTTTCTTGACGATTTTCCCACAGTAACCCGTACGCAGGCAGTGGCGGTTTTGGAGCAGGGGATGCGGTTGCTGGTAGATTCCCATGCGCGTGCTGCTTGATAAATGAAAGGGTAATCCCCCGGCTTTGCCGGGG from Deltaproteobacteria bacterium includes these protein-coding regions:
- a CDS encoding DUF433 domain-containing protein, which codes for MKDQDAVMHHDPDILGGVPVFVGTRVPVKALLDYLAGGHTLNDFLDDFPTVTRTQAVAVLEQGMRLLVDSHARAA